The following coding sequences are from one Paenibacillus stellifer window:
- a CDS encoding GNAT family N-acetyltransferase yields the protein MIVDGQTCSRNGITYVIRSARLEDASELSAVRLLIDGETENMDREPGESYIDADGFAQLIRTDAGSSRNLFLVAETERGIAGFSRVQGNELKRFTHKAEFGVGVLKAYWGYGIGRQLLERSLQWADNIGIMKMNLNVLESNIKAISLYMKFGFETEAVLKKDKRLSDGRYYNTIIMSRFRR from the coding sequence ATGATCGTTGACGGACAGACTTGCAGCAGAAACGGAATAACCTATGTAATCCGCTCCGCAAGACTGGAAGATGCTTCTGAACTATCAGCGGTCCGGCTGCTTATTGATGGCGAGACGGAGAACATGGACAGAGAGCCGGGCGAGAGCTATATCGATGCGGATGGCTTCGCCCAATTGATTCGGACGGACGCAGGCAGCAGCCGGAATTTGTTCCTGGTCGCAGAGACGGAGCGGGGGATCGCCGGCTTCTCCAGAGTACAAGGCAATGAGCTGAAGCGTTTCACCCATAAAGCGGAGTTCGGCGTCGGCGTTCTGAAGGCCTATTGGGGATACGGCATCGGGCGCCAATTACTGGAGCGGTCTCTTCAGTGGGCCGATAACATCGGCATTATGAAGATGAACTTGAATGTGCTTGAGAGCAACATCAAGGCGATCAGCCTGTACATGAAATTCGGATTTGAGACGGAAGCCGTTCTGAAGAAGGACAAGCGGCTGTCGGACGGAAGGTATTATAATACGATCATCATGAGCCGGTTCCGCCGCTAA
- a CDS encoding GNAT family N-acetyltransferase yields MDMQMLTTGEWKEDAWRRAEPVYREAFPHGAKPEGIVKRMLDRGIGSLHLLVQGENTLGMAVMGLAAGGPDKLLIIDYLAVRTDLRGQGIGRRFLNMIEEWAVREHRVSGILIEVEAGDTPEHEARYHYWEKCGFIRTSYVHSYIWVPEPYSAMLLPLDSSLNIGDDGRRLFRYIENFHKRSFRP; encoded by the coding sequence ATGGACATGCAGATGCTCACAACAGGAGAATGGAAGGAGGATGCATGGAGACGGGCGGAGCCTGTATACAGGGAGGCATTCCCGCACGGCGCCAAACCGGAAGGCATTGTGAAACGAATGCTGGACCGGGGCATCGGAAGCCTGCATCTGCTCGTACAGGGCGAGAATACGCTCGGAATGGCGGTGATGGGTCTCGCCGCAGGCGGACCGGATAAGCTGCTGATCATCGACTATTTGGCGGTTCGAACAGACTTGCGGGGACAAGGCATCGGCAGACGGTTCCTGAACATGATCGAGGAGTGGGCCGTCAGGGAGCACCGGGTATCAGGCATTCTGATTGAGGTTGAAGCCGGAGATACGCCTGAACATGAAGCCCGTTATCATTATTGGGAAAAATGCGGGTTCATCCGGACCTCCTATGTGCATTCCTATATTTGGGTTCCGGAGCCGTATTCGGCCATGCTGCTTCCGCTAGACTCTTCTCTCAATATCGGGGACGACGGACGCCGCCTGTTCCGTTATATCGAGAATTTTCACAAACGCTCCTTTCGCCCGTAG
- a CDS encoding HAD family hydrolase gives MYNTVIFDVDGTLIDTEKAIMKALQKMLVTDYGREMTRDELIFVFGIPGSVSLPMLGIEDPQRAQISWNKWIQKYWDLAKIYDGIVPLLEGIKGKGAKAGVVTSKNAQELKDDFIPFGLAGYMDCLICASDTEKHKPNPEPLLKFIERTGADPQKSIYIGDTVYDYRCARDAGIDFGLAVWGCTNKDGIEATYEFNRPEDILELVSAGGA, from the coding sequence TTGTACAATACTGTAATATTCGATGTGGACGGAACGCTTATTGATACGGAAAAAGCGATTATGAAGGCCCTGCAGAAGATGCTGGTCACCGATTATGGACGTGAGATGACGCGGGACGAGCTGATTTTTGTCTTTGGCATTCCGGGGTCGGTCTCCCTTCCGATGCTTGGCATCGAGGACCCGCAGCGCGCGCAGATCAGCTGGAATAAATGGATTCAAAAATATTGGGATTTAGCGAAGATCTATGACGGAATCGTTCCGCTGCTGGAGGGGATTAAGGGCAAGGGCGCGAAGGCCGGAGTCGTCACCTCGAAGAACGCACAGGAGCTGAAGGATGACTTCATTCCGTTCGGGCTGGCGGGATATATGGATTGTCTCATCTGTGCAAGCGATACGGAGAAGCATAAGCCGAATCCGGAGCCGCTGCTGAAGTTCATCGAGCGTACGGGAGCCGATCCGCAGAAATCGATCTATATCGGGGATACGGTCTACGATTACCGCTGTGCAAGAGATGCCGGTATCGATTTCGGATTGGCAGTGTGGGGATGCACCAACAAAGACGGAATCGAAGCTACCTATGAATTCAACCGCCCGGAGGATATTCTGGAGCTGGTCAGCGCAGGAGGAGCATAA
- the hisC gene encoding histidinol-phosphate transaminase yields the protein MSKFWSNTTRSITPYVPGEQPGAKKVIKLNTNENPYPPSEKVLSAMKAAVSDRLKLYPDPECTGIRAAASEVFGLPADHIFAGNGSDEILAFCFKAFFNPEEPILFADITYSFYEVYAGLFDIPYRKIPLTDSFDLQTEAYFEPNGGILIANPNAPTSKFTPLEVIREILERNPDKVVVIDEAYVDFGGESSVKLIPDYPNLLVIQTFSKSRSLAGLRLGLAMGQPDLIEGLNRIKNSFNSYTLDAVAQAGGEASLRDGEAFAENVGRVIRTREASVKRLKELGFEVLDSRANFVFASHTTVPASDIFHALRERDIIVRYFSKPRIDNYLRISIGTDEEMAALCGALEEILV from the coding sequence ATGAGCAAATTTTGGAGCAATACCACGAGAAGCATAACACCTTACGTTCCGGGAGAGCAGCCGGGCGCCAAGAAAGTCATCAAACTGAACACCAACGAGAACCCTTATCCCCCTTCGGAAAAGGTGCTGAGCGCCATGAAGGCTGCCGTGTCGGACCGCCTGAAGCTGTATCCGGACCCGGAGTGCACAGGGATTAGAGCAGCGGCTTCCGAAGTGTTCGGCCTGCCGGCTGACCACATTTTTGCCGGGAACGGCTCGGACGAAATTTTGGCCTTCTGCTTCAAGGCATTCTTCAATCCGGAGGAGCCGATTCTTTTTGCGGATATTACATACAGCTTCTACGAAGTATATGCGGGCCTGTTCGATATTCCTTATCGCAAAATCCCGCTTACAGACAGCTTCGATCTGCAGACGGAAGCTTATTTCGAACCGAACGGCGGAATCCTGATCGCCAATCCCAACGCGCCTACGTCGAAATTCACACCGCTGGAAGTGATTCGTGAAATTCTTGAACGCAATCCCGACAAGGTCGTTGTTATCGATGAAGCCTATGTCGATTTCGGCGGCGAGTCTTCCGTGAAGCTGATCCCGGATTATCCAAATCTGCTTGTCATTCAGACCTTCTCGAAGTCCAGATCCCTTGCCGGGCTCCGGCTTGGTCTTGCCATGGGCCAGCCTGATTTGATCGAAGGCCTTAACCGGATCAAGAACAGCTTCAACTCCTACACCCTGGATGCCGTAGCCCAGGCCGGAGGCGAAGCGTCGCTGCGTGACGGAGAAGCCTTCGCTGAGAATGTCGGCCGGGTTATCCGGACACGCGAAGCATCCGTCAAGCGATTGAAGGAGCTGGGCTTCGAGGTTCTGGATTCGCGCGCAAATTTCGTCTTCGCCAGCCATACCACGGTTCCGGCGTCTGACATCTTCCATGCGCTCCGTGAGCGCGACATTATCGTCCGCTACTTCTCCAAGCCCCGCATCGACAACTATCTGCGGATCAGCATCGGCACGGATGAAGAAATGGCGGCGCTCTGCGGAGCGTTGGAAGAAATTTTGGTCTGA
- a CDS encoding cupin domain-containing protein — translation MDYTSPDVRFSYDLRQNPFFIKDERNFINSLSVNELNTLGNASMLDIFLSVQNVVEPHIHQNATELVYCVSGSAVVSLINPFTKKLINCTIMPCQVACVPQGWWHYEVAICDNTHLIAIFDAPIPELITGSDILRLTPAEILSHTYCLNEEQIRAALAPIKDTVIIGPPKGCVEACQPPHHAPKPVHPVPYPYPYPSPYAAPAGAAMPAAVQPYGWPGGYATSGYAPGAPTQAGGMYPGL, via the coding sequence ATGGATTACACATCCCCTGACGTGCGTTTTTCCTACGATCTGCGTCAGAACCCGTTCTTCATCAAGGATGAACGGAATTTTATCAATTCGCTTTCTGTCAATGAGCTGAACACCCTCGGCAATGCGTCAATGCTTGATATTTTCTTAAGCGTGCAAAATGTCGTGGAGCCTCACATCCACCAGAATGCAACCGAGCTCGTCTACTGTGTTTCCGGCAGCGCCGTCGTATCGCTTATCAACCCGTTCACCAAGAAGCTGATCAACTGTACAATTATGCCCTGCCAGGTGGCGTGCGTTCCGCAGGGATGGTGGCATTATGAGGTTGCTATCTGCGATAACACACATCTGATCGCCATCTTTGACGCTCCGATTCCGGAATTAATTACCGGCTCCGATATTCTTCGGTTAACACCAGCCGAAATTCTGTCCCATACTTATTGTCTCAATGAAGAGCAGATTAGAGCCGCTCTTGCCCCAATCAAGGATACCGTTATCATCGGCCCGCCAAAAGGCTGCGTCGAAGCCTGCCAGCCTCCTCATCACGCCCCGAAGCCCGTACATCCCGTTCCTTATCCTTACCCTTATCCTTCTCCTTACGCCGCTCCCGCCGGCGCCGCCATGCCAGCAGCGGTTCAACCCTATGGTTGGCCTGGCGGGTATGCGACGAGCGGATATGCACCGGGTGCTCCTACACAGGCGGGCGGAATGTATCCGGGACTCTAG